The genomic region CAAAAAAAGCCACCAGCCTAccctaatattttatttgaggcACAGATACGATTGCCACTAATTAATGTCAATATGTATGTGAAGATTTtctgaaggagaaacagaatgAATGCATGAGCCTTGACTCATTAGCATGTGATAGAGcttaaaatatgatttaaacTGGAAGCTTTGTTTATAATTTCTTCAGTGGCATCAGTTAGACTAAGGCAAGACATTTTTAGGTTTAAATGATATTTACAGCcctactgggttttttttttgtagaaaaactGACCTACTTTGACAGCTGTTTCATACTGCAGCTCTTTCACAATAGATAAAAAATTTTCATTAGTACAATTTTAACCCTTTGATGCTACCCATGAGCTGCAAAACTGTCTGAACACCATTTTGTAGAAGAGATGCATCTGTGTCCCATCTGGTCAGATTTCAGCTATTCTTTATTAGgtgaagaagaaagcagctgaagcagcagatgatgatgatgaagcgTCAGAGAAGAAATATAGAAAGTGTGAAAAAGCTGGATGCACTGCAACATGTCCTGTTTGCTTTGCCAGTGCAGCTGAAAGgtttgtgtctttttctttgcattttctatgGAATTTTCTAAACTTGCAGCTGAAGTTTGGGATCCTGactatattctgaaaaatgtgtttgtttctaAACATAGAGGAAGAATCAAAAGATACCAGTATGAGTCTTAGCTTGTGACACTTTCCTGGCATCTTATTCCTGTTGTGGATAACTGTACTGTGCAAGTTGCTAGTTTAGATATAGAGTATCTTTAGAATATGcttatttctgttattaatgGTGTCTTCTGGAACAAGCCTTGCTTGTGTGGAACTGAGAGCATGTTAGTGTAATCTGAGGAAGCTAAACTTGCTTtcaagatgaaaaatgaaaccaTCAGTTACTGTAGAAAGTTTTAATTGCCTTTCCTCGCAATGCTTTGCAGTCTGAGGTGAGATTCTGATCTTGAAATTTTAGGTCTTGGGAGACAGTTGTACTTACTTGAACTCTTTGTTCTTGAGTTGCTCATGGCTTTCTGTGAACTTGCACAAGTGCTGTTGCGTTCTGACTCTGGCAGTACTGAATGAGTGATACTGGCAAGGCGTATCTATAATAAGCAACGTGTTAGACCTCGTTATGCAGTAGGCAGACTGTAATTATATAGCATTCCTCCCTCCCTGGTTAATTGAGACAAACTTcccttgttttatttattttccaatgtTAGAAAATAATTCAGGGCTTCACCTGGTCATCTGTGTGGATTGTTCTTTGGTGGCAGGAGGTCAGTGTATGTTGTGATAGGAATGCCACGTGATTTTGCAGTTGCATAAGAGACTTGTAGGGGAAGCGAGCACCCAAGATCAGCATTGGTGAGATTACGTTTTTATTTAGGAAACAATAGATACTGCCTAGTCATCTTTTTGAATtgttattttgatattttgatttctagccctcctgccccccccagctACTTTCAACACTGCTTATTTGAGATGAGATAATTTCATGGCTGTTTCAGTTAGTGGCTTAGGCCTTTACTTTTTAGCTCATGCTTTTTACCTCATGCATTTATCTTGAATCATTTCATTAAGTTTAATGAGAGTTTTCCAAGTGAAGAGTGATCGCTTTGTCTGATGAGTATAATCTTTGCTAATGGATGTTTCTTTCTGAGAGTAATACAGAAGAAATGCCCAGAATGTGTAACTGCTTCCTCAGGATTTTCTCTCATTAAGTTAAAATTGCAGTGAACTCGGtcacgtaaaaaaaaaaaaaaaaaaagcgcaaCATCTGTTTTGTGTTCAAATTTGCCTTTATAGTTTTGTCAGTTGTTCTGGGGATGGGATGTTGTAATGATTTATGAATCAATTGATCACACATACAAGAAAAACACTAATTTAAATTATCCCTCCCACCCCTGCGCTACAACAAAATGGAACAAAGTAAATGAATTGTTAAGTTCCtgtggagagggactttttcttcttcttataTATTTGCAAAATGCTTAGTGTGTCACAGCACATATTACAAGAGTAAATGTGTTTCATGTTCAGGAAATGTCTGCTTAAAGGGTACTAAAGACAGGCTTAGTTGACCATTGTTAGTGGGAGGTTGCTGAAAGTCAGACTGACTATAAAACTGCACATGTGTATGTTTGGCCTACTTTGCATGTGGTGTTGCTCAGTTTGGAAACTGGAAATGTTTGAGattgattttattatttgtatgaCTGTAGTGCATTGTGCAAGTTGGCCTTTGTGAATGTGACAGGAAGCTTTGGCTTGTTCTGAGTATTTTGTTCATGCTCTAGAATGTGCTATCATcaatagaaagatttttattttttttcctaaacataCCATAAAACTGTTTTAATGTCTTCTGCTTTACAGATGTGCTAAAAATGGGTACACATCTAGATGGTATCATCTTTCCTGTGGGGAACACTTCTGCAATGAATGTTTTGACCACTATTACCGAAGGTAGATTTGCCAGTTAAGGTTGTGCCTTTTCAGTGCTTATTAAAATTTGGCAGATGTTACAGCTGTTGAAATATCATTTACATAAACATAATACAAAGACTTGTCCTCTGTGCTTGCTTTATCCTAAGTGAGGCTTAGATGTTAGGGCTAGAACTGAGAGTGTTGTATGACTAAGTATCATCTTAAACACAGCAGTGTGAACAAAACTGCATACTTTAGGCAGGCTAGTTCATGCGTACAGTTATTCTGAAGCCTTTGTCTTGTTTAAAACAACATCAGAGAATTTGAAActaaatctgttttcctttatatttgctttaaaatgtgaGTTCAGGCGACCTTGCCTCTCTGTGATCTTTTGCAGTTCAGTAACTGTGAAGACTGGTCAGGTTCACAGAGTGTTTTCAGCTCCAAGCTCCTTCTCATTTGAGCGGGAGCTGAGTTCAGCTCTGTTAAGACTTTTGGGTGCTTATGTGCTCGGCTGTACCTGTGACTCAGTCCAGGCCTTACATACCGGGAAATGTGCTCATGATTAGGAAAACATAGTGGTCAGGGTGTAATTTATTGCTGTCCTAAGAACCACgcctctctccttttttaatagcaaaaataTAGGACACTATACAGCCTTACTTCTGTGACCTTACATAAAATGCTTAATTTTAGAATAACTGCTCTTGCTTGAAATGAACTAGATATTCAGTTTTCTGACTGCtcgctgttttctttttttcttagccATAAAGATGGTTACGAGAAATATACTGCCTGGAAAAGGATTTGGACGAGTAATGGTAAAAGTGAGCCCAGTCCAAAAGCCTTCATGGCTGATCAACAGCTTCCTTACTGGGTAAGATGGAGGGTGATTTATTTAATAGGGTATATTCAACATGATGTTCTAGTGTGAGTTTCTGGTACTGTTATGTTCAGTCAGCAGTCAGCTGAGTTTTATGGGGGCGAGCAGTTTCTAGTGTTAGAGGACTGTGGAAAAGCTTAAGATAATAATTCTAGTCAGCTCCTCCATTGTTGGAGGCCTTCTCTACAGCCCACCAGGAACAATCTTGGCTTGCTTTTCAGTGAAGTAGCAGCTAAGATGCGTGATGTTCAGGTAGAATAAGACTtggcagggaaaagggagtgTGCCAGCTGTAGGCAAGTATGAGTGTGAAAGGCTTCCAAAACAGATTTTGTATTTCTCtagaaaagagaacagaagaagGACTGGAATTGAAGTAagtttgttgttgctgctgaagTGGTGAATAATATGTTTTAGCAGTAATGCTTGCAAAACCCATTGAAGACTACAGTGAATGGTCATTGAATTAATTTTAGAGTTAGGTCCTGTGGAGAAATTCAGTCTTGGAGAAGAGAGGTATAAGGTTTCTGTATACCAAATGTCTTACTTATGATCTGAGGATTACATGAGAATGATTTCAACAGTTAATATTTGACAACTTCCTCATATCTCTCTACTTTCTAACTGGTTAGTTATGCTTTATTAATCTTACTTGTAATCAGATAGCAACAAGtaaaaacatgtttgttttttgACTTGCAGGTGCAGTGCACAAAGCCAGACTGTGGTAAGTGGCGTCAGCTGACAAAGGAAATCCAGCTCACACCACAAATAGCAAAAGCCTACAGATGTGGTATgaaactaaacaattccaccaAGGTAATGCAGAACATTTTTGCTCCTGTTGAAAGTAACAATGAGCTGATACTTCTTGTTTCCAGACAttcatgttttcttgttttctccttaATGTTTCTAATGCCAAAATGATTCTCTGATGGCCTGGAGAGCTACATGGCGACAGGCCTACATGCTGTTTGGACTTCTTGTTGCCCATGTGGAAATGTCAAGAAAGAAGTGTCTGGAATATTCTTTCTCTGCACATTCAATTGTAAAATCCTTCATTCTGAAGCTATGGAAGGATTATTGGCATGTACAAAATAGACATACAGCAAAAtgcttattttggttttgtttgacCATGCTTCATTATTGaggaaagcatttgaaaagCTAAATGGGCTTTTATTAATTTCCAGGGAGCTTGTCATGGGGCTTTACAAGAAAACTTTCAGCTTTGGCATGAACATAACTCCTGAAATTTGGAAGGCTTCTTATACTGCCATAGAATTTATATAGTTAGAACATGAAAATGCTGACCATATGAAAATCAGAACAGTCAGCATTTCATCTTGAAACTTTGTGATAAAGATCctcttgaaataaataagaaaccTTTTTCATAATCTAGACTGGAAGAGTCATGCAGAATCTTTCCAGAATTTCTCtataaaattcttcttttcctcttttgtttgtttcagtgtCCCACTAAATTTCATGGagtaaaaatgtatattttgatGTCTGGTCAGTAGAAACTATGAGAAAAAGCTATGTTTTTGGTTTATGGTATGTTGTGTTTTTAGCTATGCATTtctctgttatttatttttacaaacatAACCATCTCTGCTACAGAAGGCTAACACTATAACatcttctgtttggtttttaagtTTAAAGAACTATGCCATGGCTAAATCACTTCgttttgtatttactttttgTTGTACAGCTTAAGAATAGCTCTGATACCcttcacttttctttcagaCTGAAGGCTCGGACCAGTGCTCTATGCCTGAGGATTTGGTGAGTAGTGGCTGTACCTCCTAATTTGTCCTAGACTATGAAAGCAGTCTTAAGGCATGacatatttctttcctttccttgttccTTTGACCAATTATGGCAGTATTTGTGCATTTTTCTCAGGAAACTGTCAGACACTATTTGCAACAGAGCCTAGGGCATTCTActttctcatctttttcctCTATTCCCTGACCATACCAGTTAGCTTTCAGGTGGTTCGTGATGTCTTTGAATTGTGGCCTCTGACTCAAGGTTTACTCCTAATTCTTATTTTTGATCAGGCAAATTAAAATATCCCATCCTGAAATTTCCCTGTCTTTTGGCTGGTTTCTTTCTTTAGTCAAGCTAGTCTCCTCTTTTCAAAGACTGCAAGCAAACATCAAAACgtgttttctctctcctctccttcatAATGCAAAACTAGACTCGACGTACGTTGGTTTTGCAATGGATTTATGATCATGTAACCTTGCATTTCAGATTTAGTATGATTTGATATTCAATAAGCCAGCGTTAGCAAATATACCTGAGGTACCTCTGTCCTGGAAACATGCTCAAGCTTACTGTTGGCTCCTGTAGaagctttgtattttgtttccttaatgCATGTTTGATTTGTAAATCAAGGCTGAATCCTTAGTGTTTGTGAGGGTTTTAGAAGGTCTTTCATGGGGATAGCAGAATCTAAATTAAGTTGATCAGTTAGTGTAGACTGAGTCTAAGTTCAGGTTTCTGGATGCATAAATAACTGTAAATGTTACAGAGGGCCTGATAAGGCATAGATGTGTTGTCATGGCATGTCTCATCTGTTTGCTTTCCACGTGAGTGTGGAGTTTGTGAAGTTTCACCTCTATTTCTGAGGAAGAGATTAATGCTGTAGGTTTTCTGTGTCAGgctgaggaaggggaaagagggagagaaaatgtCTTTATGACTTGCAATCCGGAGATTGGTTCTTCTAGTGCTTTTTGGTCTCAGTtttggagggaggggggagtgGGTTCATTTTCCAGCGTTTTCAAGTACTGACGtgttctcttctcccctctttccttcaCTTCTCCGCTTGGCCAGAGAGTGGCTGAAGTTTCAGACCATTGGTGGTACTCCATGCTCATACTCCCTCCTTTGCTGAAAGACAGTGTGGCAGCTCCCTTTCTAGCTGCATATTATCCAGACTGCGTGGGCATGAGTCCATCCTGTACCAGCACTAATCGGTTACCTGGTGAATCCAACCTTGTGAAGTTAGAGCACTTAAAGAGCGTGCCTAATTTGACTGGTAAGGGCCATCTGCAGGGCTCTGTTGCTTAAATAGGTGTGATAAATTTTGTTGTATAACTGAGTTTATAAGGCACATAATGCTCCTGGTTCAGAAATACTGGTTCTGTTCTCAGCACTAATACCCACTCTCTGTGTGATTGCCTCTGTACTTCTTGATGCAATTTACTTGATTGTTAAGATAAAGGTAATACATCCCACAAGGCATTTCTTCAAGGAGTAAGCAGAGACTGCATAGGCTTTCTGTTTACCACGTGTCATTTGTTGATAGAAACGTAAAATGAACATGCAGGTAGCTAAAGATTGATTGTGTTCTTAAGGAAATAAAGgtttatcaaaacaaaacatgactCTGGTAGTTTTGACATTGTGGATCTTTGGGGCTTTAGAGAAAAGAATTTGATTTCCTTAAGGCACATGGATTCTGTTTAGGTTAATTTTTTGCTAATGACAGTTCTGAGATGGACAGCCTGGGAGTGTGTTTCTGCAGAACAGGTGAGGTATGGAGAAGGATGATTCAGGATTCCCATACTCGGAGTGCTTTGAGGAAAGTTCAGCTTCTTTGTTGTCTTGGCAGTCTTTGCTCTCCTTAGGTGCTGAAAAGAAATTTGTTAGTCTGTTATTCAACACGTATTTATCTCcttagcaaaaccaaaacctcatTACACAGAGCTACCAATATTGCACATGGAAGATGATCACTTTTAGTTGCTACCTGCTCTGGGCAGTATTGGGAGTTGGAAGATGAGAGGGGTTCATAAAATCACGGaattatttgtttggaaaaggccttttgagatcgtcgagtccaaccataaagcTGGACTGTTTGGAGTATTGCATAAGGCTGTGCAGCGACACTAGACCTTAGACTTGAGCTTAGATCCTTTTCCTTGGACTCATCATGGCATATGAGGGCACCTAGCATTTCTCTGCCAAAACTTAAGCTCTGATAGGTCCAAGATGTACCCATCAGGTAGCAGGACAGTAATTAATACTGCACAGCCTAGAGGGTAGGCGAGGGGAGAATAATGTAAATGAAATCATTCTGAAAGTGGCTAGGGGCTGGAAGGCGGCGTTACTTGTGTGAGGTGAATGGATCATCTTAGAGGAAAAGGGATGTGATGGAGATATCATGGAATATGACTAGTTCTTGGTATGTCTTTATTCAGTTGCAGGCATGAACAAGTATTTCCAGCCTTTTTACCAGCCCAATGAATGTGGGAAAGCACTTTGTGTGAGGCCAGATgtcatggaactggatgagctctATGAGTTCCCAGAATACTCTCGAGACCCTACTATGTACTTGGCTTTAAGAAACCTGATTTTGGCTCTGTGGTATACAAACTGCAAGGTAAGAGTTCTAAATGTTTGTTTACAAATAATAGCTACTTATTTGGGATGTAGACTCTCAGTGATTAGACTGTTTGCTTGGACATCTGTGCACCAGGAAAATTGCTCCCATCCTTCTGAAAATCCATTCTAAGATTGCCTGgtttttgcttttggttttttttttttaattattattattagtattgttgttgttattattgttattattttagttttaatgcCTAGGAGCTTCTTTTGCAGTAAAATACAGAAGTTTTTCAAGAATTAAAACCCTTTCATGTCTGCTAAGCTATTAACTTTTAAGAGGATGCTTGAACATTCCTAAATAGGCTTTGTGGTTgctttatgatttatttttggaTAGGTAAGTGATTGTTTTAACTTACACTAACTCTGTCACACTGCCTTCAGTGGAACTGCTCAAGTTTCACATACTGAAGCTTTCACTTATTGGTACCTCTACTTATGTGAATGTTTTggagataaattattttttatttggcaTGCCATTTTGGAATGGATTTTATTGGAATGTCATGTTGAACATTGCCACCAGGTAGATTAATTTTTCCAATCAGGGATGCATTTCAAAATCATTTCTGTACCAGTGGAGCACACCATGGAGTTTGCAAGAGCAGCTTGTCAACTTGTGTGGTTTTATTCTGTGTTCATCTAGCTTAATAAATTGTTACCTTGCTGTGTAAAGCTTGCTGGCAAGATACTTCCAtaaaacttgcttttaaaatattctcagaaaCCTGAATCATGATTAATTTTTGCCATCTTGTTTACAGTTTATATATAATGTAAATGTGTAAAAGAAAGATTATTAAATAATCAACACCTcctattctttatttctctttgcagGAGGCTCTTACCCCTCAAAAATGCATCCATCATATCATTGTTCGGGGGCTTGTGCGTATTCGCTGTGTACAGGAAATGGAGAGGATACTTTATTTTATGACAAGGAAGGGGCTAATTAATACAGGGATTTTATCAGTCAGTCCTGGCCAGTATCTTCTTCCTAAAGAATACCACAATGTAAGTTGCTGTAATAATCCCTACgttttacagttggacttgatgatcttaaaggctCTTTTCAACCTATTTCCTATTTTGTGATTTTATGCTTCTGTTTTAGTGCTATAAAATTACACGGCAcatgtctttttttcatgttctggGTATTTTTCTCATTACCTGAGATTCCAACTGTTTATATAAAATTACACATAAAAGTAAACACATTGCATGTTTTTTACATGGTTCTCATCTGCCCTCAATGGTTAAGGAAACTACAGACATGAGACTCTTCCCAGCAAGGTTTTTATTCCCAATAAAAATTTACGAAATTCAGTCCTATGGATTTGTGCTTCCTGTGCGCTTTTCAAGAACTGTGTGAAAAATAGACAATACTTTAGGTTCTTCTCATGGCTTAACTTTATAATTCACCTGTGTTCCCATAGGTGAGGAAACTTCTATTTGATTTTGGTTTGCAGGATCTATGATTAAAGGGTGCATATTTATGACTTGCAATTTGCTTGACAGCACACAGAATCTTATCAAATTAACATGTTCTGTAATGAGATGTCTCCTAGAATTTGTAAGTTGATTTACATTTGGAAAGCATGTTGGTAGATGTTCTTAATTTATAAAATAGTTTTTACTGGTCAACCCAATTTGTGCTTGCGATGATTACAAGGTAAGCGTGTTTCTTGACTGATAACTTCAGTTAGATTTTTGTTACTTGACTGATAACGTCAGCTGTTGCTGTTAAAAGAAACAGACATCTGCTTTTAAAGTGCTTAATAATTGTAACTATTTTCAAAGCTACGGTTAATATTTTCTCTATATTAAATgatcatttttaaaagttagCACTGATTACTTCAAAGAGCAAGAGATCCTAGACTTTTGAAATCTACAGGTATTTTAACTTCAGCAAGAAGAATAATAAATGTGCAATGATAATTTCTATTTTAGTTCtagctatttttatttacttttcttttattattttttagaaatCTGTCATTATTGTTGGTGCTGGTGCAGCAGGATTAGGAGCAGCCCGACAACTGCACAACTTTGGAATTAAGGTGAGAACTTTAGAGtgcattccttaaaaaaaaaaatcacactttccttgctttgaaaGTGTTCttcatcaaaatgaaaaaaacctgcattctAGTTACAAACATTTATGTGTAGGGTGTCCTAATTAATTTGTAAATTCTGGGCTTTATTGAGTATTCTGCTGtttgaaaaacagcatttatttGTATCTAAAGCATGCAGTGAATATTTTACATGGACTTGGATTGGGATGATAGGAGTGGCATGGATATTCATGTCCATTTAATGGGACTGTAGATGATGGTGGCTGTTTAAATGAAGTGACATTTCCTTCCCTTGGTGCATGTTACTGTATCTGTtgcttattaaaaacaaatcaactgcatgcatttccctttcccttcatATTTATCATTCATAAACAGTGTGGCGTCACAATATTTATACGTTGACAATTCCACACATCAGAATATTCTTATGAAAATCTATGGGACTCTTCATGCACGAGGTGTTTGCAGGGCTGTTGTTTAAGGAAATGAACAAACATCTGACTTTCCAGATATACatgttcatatatatatatatttatatgaaaaCCTGAATCCTATAGCCTCATTATATCATTCTTTGGTTGTTAAATAGCAAATTGCAGTGCAGCCTTTTTTACATCTAATCCTGTGGATAGCTATCCTGcagtaaaatacataaatatcaGCTAGCAGGACCTCTTTTCATATGTAAAGTgtattgtatatttttaaatacatctaCACACTGTTGCTTTCTGCTGATATGGAGAGATGAGTTTCTCTAAAAAGACtttctctaaaaataaagaataatatAAGCAAGAAGGCTAAACAGAGTCAGTGAGACATCCCTCTAGTCCAGTATCCTGTGCCTGTCTCTGACAAGTAGTGGATGCTGAAGAAGGTATCTATGAATGGTGGAAATATATAAGCgatgtttttttcttggaataCTCCAGGAATAAATTTCTCCATAAAGTGCACGGGCTTCCTCAGATGGACATTGCACCCATTCCATTGTGTTTAATAGCTTGTAGAATGCCCAGTTTTGAGATTTCCTGAGTAAgtctttagctttttttttaaaaagaaggctTATTTTTGTTAGAGATATTCCTTAAAGTAGCAGGTTTTGTATTTGTATATCCCAAAGGGTAACCTTCGGAAGGCAATTTAAATGCACAAATAATCTGTATCCACAAaccacaaatgaaaataaagtgttAAGATTATTAGCATTGCTGGATTgcttgaggtttttttggtgttgttttCCCCTTTGCTCTGGAgttaaacaaatacatttaacaTACAATTTACTAAGCTTCATTGTGTCATAGGTTATTGTCTTAGAAGCTAAAGACAGAATTGGTGGCCGAGTGTGGGATGATAAGACATTCAATGGAGTCACTGTTGGAAGAGGTGCACAAATCGTCAATGGATGTGTCAACAACCCAGTGGCACTAATGTGTGAGCAAGTGGGTTCCCTGTAGTGGTCATGCTTTATCAGTAGTAAAAAACTGTCATTTAAGCCAGTTTTGGCTGGCTGGGTAAGGGTGGAAGTCCTTTTCCATGACATGATTAAAACGCTGTTCTACCTTGTAAGTAAAACTGTGTTGCTATTATAGCTTTGGTAACAACTGGGGACAGAGGAGGGCTGTAGGAAGGTCTTGGACatgttgtaaagaaaaaaaaggtggtgtCAGCTTCAGAGCCAGAGGAAACCAcctttttacctttttctgGAGATAGTAAGGTAAAAGATTCCTGGCAGATTTCCTTAGAGCTGAGGCAGGTTTCGTGTGGGAGGCTACTGCTGTGTTGTCGTAATAAATTGTTTAATGACAGACTTGCCTTTGCTCAGACTCTGTATTTCTAGTTCAGTTCCGCACAGGCTGGTTAAGATGGGTATGTTTAACAACTCCTGCTGcaattagatttttatttattaatttatttatttttaatttgttgatTTGTTTTGGTTATGAACttccaggtcccttccaacccaaaccatttggGTCAGGAAGGTGAATTCTCAAAGTGGAACTTGAGTATGGATTTTGTTCAGAGAAGCCTGTAAATCCAGACCATGCTGGTTTAACTGTTTAGTGCTCTATAGCGTCACAAAGaagtttcttctttattttttttcagtcatgttTTAGTTATGAGGTGAAGAGCAATGACTTTTGAATACACACTGGGTGCTCATCCCTTTGTGGTCATTTGATATCAACTTCCATTCACAGTGCAGTTGTATCTTGAGAAGAGATCTGTGATCGTGACCAACAGCCTAGGGAGATGGGAGGATACGTGAAGAGCCTTGCAGTGCATCCTAAGTGACAAGGCCCTAAGAAGAAGTTAGCGCTCtatttgtgctgttttctccagactgaCTCTGTAGATcataaaaacatctttattcTGACTTAGTTCTGTTGTGTGTTTGATGCAAGCTGGACAAGCAGAGCAAGGAATTGGGTTTAATTCcaaatgatttctttctttgcttgtttgttaATGAAATTGACAGTAACTGGCACACAATGTCCTCTCAGTTCCTGAATGTGGGGAACTGCTTGGGCACAAGAAAGTTAgagaaaataattgatttttatgGTGATTTAGAGAATAAGTTGAAGTAGAAATGAAGGAGGCTGGTTCATCGTGTTTGATTACCAGGTGCAACATCTCTGTAGTAGCCCCTGGCCCCATAGAAAAGTTGGAGATGAGGGTTCTGGGAGTCTCCGataaagaaaaagatggaaGAGTGGGGAACAACAGTTTGCAGGTGATTAATGGGTAGAAGGGTTGTTGGTATTCCAGTTTTAGAAAGATGAGAGTTTGAATTAATCTGACTAATTATTTAAACTTCTAGATATTTTTTAAGTGGCATCACTTAAATCTGAGGGATTCACTTTACTTTAAATAACTTAGAGCAGGGTAGGGGTTGTGAATTTTCCATacttaaaaagcaataaaatgtctttttcttaaGCTTGGCATTAAAATGCACAAACTAGGGGAGAAATGTGACTTGATCCAGGAAGGTGGAAGGATAACAGATCCCACTATTGATAAACGTATGGACTTTCATTTCAATGCCATCTTGGATGTCGTCTCTGAGTGGAGAAAAGATAAAACGCAACATCATGATGTTCCTCTTGGTGGTAAGTGGGAG from Phaenicophaeus curvirostris isolate KB17595 chromosome 3, BPBGC_Pcur_1.0, whole genome shotgun sequence harbors:
- the KDM1B gene encoding lysine-specific histone demethylase 2 isoform X2 is translated as MSTGRLRMKKKACSSDQSPDNLPLRSSGRQVKKKAAEAADDDDEASEKKYRKCEKAGCTATCPVCFASAAERCAKNGYTSRWYHLSCGEHFCNECFDHYYRSHKDGYEKYTAWKRIWTSNGKSEPSPKAFMADQQLPYWVQCTKPDCGKWRQLTKEIQLTPQIAKAYRCGMKLNNSTKTEGSDQCSMPEDLRVAEVSDHWWYSMLILPPLLKDSVAAPFLAAYYPDCVGMSPSCTSTNRLPGESNLVKLEHLKSVPNLTVAGMNKYFQPFYQPNECGKALCVRPDVMELDELYEFPEYSRDPTMYLALRNLILALWYTNCKEALTPQKCIHHIIVRGLVRIRCVQEMERILYFMTRKGLINTGILSVSPGQYLLPKEYHNKSVIIVGAGAAGLGAARQLHNFGIKVIVLEAKDRIGGRVWDDKTFNGVTVGRGAQIVNGCVNNPVALMCEQLGIKMHKLGEKCDLIQEGGRITDPTIDKRMDFHFNAILDVVSEWRKDKTQHHDVPLGEKIQEIYKAFIQESGIQFSELEEKVLQFHLSNLEYACGSNLSQVSARSWDHNEFFAQFAGDHTLLTVGYSTVIDKLAEGLDIRLNFPVQSIDYSGEEVQVTTADGTVWTTQKVLVTVPLALLQKNAIQFNPPLSEKKIKAINSLGAGVIEKVALEFPYRFWDSKIQGADFFGHVPPNSSQRGLFSVFYDIDPERKQSILMSVVTGDAVTTIKNLDDKQVLQQCMTVLRELFKEQEVPDPVKFFVTRWREDPWLQMAYSFVKTGGSGEAYDIIAEDIQGKIFFAGEATNRHFPQTVTGAYLSGVREASKIAAF
- the KDM1B gene encoding lysine-specific histone demethylase 2 isoform X1; its protein translation is MLHSHFPPELIVKLNRILPRSNNTMSTGRLRMKKKACSSDQSPDNLPLRSSGRQVKKKAAEAADDDDEASEKKYRKCEKAGCTATCPVCFASAAERCAKNGYTSRWYHLSCGEHFCNECFDHYYRSHKDGYEKYTAWKRIWTSNGKSEPSPKAFMADQQLPYWVQCTKPDCGKWRQLTKEIQLTPQIAKAYRCGMKLNNSTKTEGSDQCSMPEDLRVAEVSDHWWYSMLILPPLLKDSVAAPFLAAYYPDCVGMSPSCTSTNRLPGESNLVKLEHLKSVPNLTVAGMNKYFQPFYQPNECGKALCVRPDVMELDELYEFPEYSRDPTMYLALRNLILALWYTNCKEALTPQKCIHHIIVRGLVRIRCVQEMERILYFMTRKGLINTGILSVSPGQYLLPKEYHNKSVIIVGAGAAGLGAARQLHNFGIKVIVLEAKDRIGGRVWDDKTFNGVTVGRGAQIVNGCVNNPVALMCEQLGIKMHKLGEKCDLIQEGGRITDPTIDKRMDFHFNAILDVVSEWRKDKTQHHDVPLGEKIQEIYKAFIQESGIQFSELEEKVLQFHLSNLEYACGSNLSQVSARSWDHNEFFAQFAGDHTLLTVGYSTVIDKLAEGLDIRLNFPVQSIDYSGEEVQVTTADGTVWTTQKVLVTVPLALLQKNAIQFNPPLSEKKIKAINSLGAGVIEKVALEFPYRFWDSKIQGADFFGHVPPNSSQRGLFSVFYDIDPERKQSILMSVVTGDAVTTIKNLDDKQVLQQCMTVLRELFKEQEVPDPVKFFVTRWREDPWLQMAYSFVKTGGSGEAYDIIAEDIQGKIFFAGEATNRHFPQTVTGAYLSGVREASKIAAF